A stretch of the Uranotaenia lowii strain MFRU-FL chromosome 3, ASM2978415v1, whole genome shotgun sequence genome encodes the following:
- the LOC129752665 gene encoding uncharacterized protein LOC129752665, translated as MASDPGGGEPSWVFGSRFGILESFDPGGRDLKSQPGFGKGKKRAVQRNSKDERFYSKEARVDSNNGSRYLILSRAGSEETMEKVSPFFIKKAIDSITSQVTISGMKDGKLLLKTVDKFQADKLLKQKILGGSFNVSIEEHPTLNTTKGIVYCRDLNFLSDVGILAELKSEHVIGVRRIQKKNAKGDPEDTGAFVLTFNLGLLPTSIDVGFHRCRVQLYVPSPLRCMNCLKFGHHKDRCRGNQMCAQCAGVFHDGSNCQNSITCINCRGPHSSLFKGCPVYEDEYEIQRIRASEKLSLREAKNKRRLQAPNPIVQRLTESYSRVTKTGTLPQQPYTQKSTNSNQQRRNEHHLPSSVHQLPIALSSSSITPQSSEKLLQYSFSQESEILATPSTTIEIQPTKISSPSTESNNLTQSESTKLSTPTQLTLLENTQSNDLFRNYDDRSILTQAISASMFVKELN; from the coding sequence ATGGCGTCTGACCCGGGTGGCGGGGAGCCATCCTGGGTTTTTGGATCCCGTTTTGGAATCCTAGAAAGTTTTGATCCTGGCGGAAGAGACCTAAAATCACAACCGGGATtcggaaaaggaaaaaaacgagCAGTCCAACGAAACTCCAAGGATGAACGTTTTTACTCCAAGGAAGCACGAGTTGATTCAAATAATGGTTCACGATATTTGATATTATCACGTGCTGGTAGTGAAGAGACGATGGAAAAAGTTTCtccatttttcattaaaaaagcaATAGATTCTATTACTTCCCAAGTTACCATCAGTGGGATGAAGGACGGGAAACTATTGCTTAAAACAGTCGATAAATTTCAGGCCGACAAATTGCTGAAGCAGAAAATTTTAGGAGGATCCTTCAATGTGTCCATAGAAGAACATCCGACACTCAACACCACAAAAGGCATCGTTTACTGTCGGGACCTTAATTTCCTATCTGACGTTGGAATTCTTGCGGAACTGAAAAGCGAACATGTGATTGGTGTTCGCAGAATCCAAAAAAAGAACGCTAAAGGAGATCCGGAAGACACAGGAGCGTTTGTGTTGACCTTCAATCTTGGACTCTTGCCCACATCGATAGATGTCGGATTTCATCGCTGCAGAGTTCAACTATATGTACCATCGCCGCTTCGTTGTATGAACTGTTTGAAATTCGGGCATCATAAGGATCGTTGCCGTGGAAACCAGATGTGTGCTCAGTGCGCGGGAGTTTTCCATGATGGAAGTAACTGCCAAAATTCCATTACATGCATAAACTGTCGGGGACCTCATAGTTCGTTGTTCAAGGGTTGCCCAGTGTACGAGGATGAATATGAGATCCAACGTATTCGCGCTTCGGAAAAATTGTCGCTGAGAGAAGCTAAAAACAAACGACGCCTTCAAGCACCCAATCCGATCGTCCAAAGGCTTACGGAAAGTTATTCTCGAGTAACGAAGACAGGAACATTGCCTCAACAGCCGTACACTCAGAAATCAACAAATTCAAACCAACAAAGACGGAATGAACACCATCTACCATCAAGTGTGCACCAGCTACCCATTGCGCTTTCCTCCAGCTCGATAACGCCTCAGTCGTCGGAAAAACTGCTGCAGTACTCATTCTCGCAAGAGAGTGAGATACTTGCAACGCCATCAACAACAATAGAGATTCAACCAACTAAAATAAGTTCACCCAGTACTGAAAGTAACAACTTAACACAAAGCGAATCTACGAAATTATCTACACCAACACAACTAACATTACTAGAAAACACTCAATCAAATGATTTGTTTAGAAATTATGATGACCGATCAATACTAACACAAGCGATTAGCGCTTCAATGTTTGTTAAAGAACTGAACTAa
- the LOC129752663 gene encoding uncharacterized protein K02A2.6-like: protein MADASPTGLGAILLQTDRTGSTRMVCCASKSLTNTEKRYCQTEKEALAIVWSVERFYIYLYGREFEVVTDCKALLYLFTKRSKPCARIERWVLRLQAFEYRVVHIPGEKNIADVLSRLSTLDAKPFDPAEELMIQHLAITASTAVAIRWEELEEASEKDIEIVEILRGLDNSDSNSLPLSYRMIANELCRVGKILLRTDRIVIPSGLRNRVLQIAHEGHIRSRMMKQHLRSSVWWPKMDTDVETFVKSCRSCVLVSAPDPPIPMIRKELPCRPWQDIAIDFLGPLPNGENLLVVVDYYSRYVEVSEMKNTTVSETITVLAKIFSTFGLPSTIRADNGPQFNAGCEEFKLFCQENGIQLINTIPYWPQQNGEVERQNRSILKRLRIANDLGQNWRRVLHQYLLSYHSTTHPTTGKTPAELMFGRCIRNKLPQVPRFSHQDEEMRDQDRIQKEKGRIYADKKRRACSNDIQENDRVLVKRFRKDNKLSTEYDPEEYIVEHRSGADVRVKSTASGKVYRRHISHLKRLSSPERALDVTNSQTMSQLNSPTPKTSVSNPQPNSGVDSEQSLREGRCRKEPLRFKDYLMH, encoded by the coding sequence ATGGCTGATGCAAGCCCAACGGGACTGGGAGCTATTCTGTTGCAAACTGATCGCACGGGGTCTACTAGAATGGTGTGCTGTGCTTCTAAATCACTGACAAATACAGAAAAACGCTACTGTCAAACTGAAAAGGAAGCGCTGGCAATCGTTTGGAGTGTAGAGCGATTCTACATCTATTTGTACGGTAGAGAGTTCGAAGTAGTCACAGATTGCAAAGCTCTTCTATATTTATTTACCAAACGATCAAAACCTTGTGCTCGAATTGAGCGCTGGGTGTTGAGACTACAGGCATTTGAATATCGAGTTGTTCACATTCCGGGAGAGAAAAACATCGCTGATGTCCTATCTCGATTGAGTACTTTAGACGCAAAACCATTTGATCCAGCCGAAGAACTTATGATACAGCATTTGGCCATAACAGCGTCTACAGCAGTAGCTATCAGATGGGAAGAATTGGAAGAAGCCTCTGAAAAGGATATTGAAATTGTGGAAATTCTGCGTGGTTTGgataattcagattcaaattcgcTTCCGCTTTCCTATCGTATGATTGCCAATGAACTTTGTAGAGTTGGGAAAATTTTACTGCGAACTGACAGAATTGTAATACCATCGGGTTTACGGAATCGAGTTCTACAAATTGCCCATGAAGGTCACATAAGATCAAGGATGATGAAACAGCATCTTCGAAGTTCAGTTTGGTGGCCAAAAATGGACACGGATGTCGAAACATTCGTAAAATCATGTCGATCCTGTGTTTTGGTGTCAGCTCCAGATCCTCCAATACCAATGATCCGCAAGGAATTGCCTTGTAGACCATGGCAAGATATTGCGATAGACTTTTTAGGTCCACTTCCGAATGGGGAGAATCTCTTAGTTGTGGTCGATTATTACAGTCGTTACGTCGAagtatcagaaatgaaaaatactACTGTTTCAGAAACAATAACtgttttagcaaaaatattcagCACATTTGGATTACCAAGCACGATTCGAGCAGATAATGGGCCACAATTTAATGCAGGATGCGAAGAATTCAAATTGTTCTGTCAAGAAAATGGAATACAGCTCATCAATACGATCCCTTATTGGCCTCAGCAAAATGGGGAAGTAGAACGTCAGAATCGATCCATCTTAAAGAGACTGCGAATTGCAAATGACCTAGGTCAAAACTGGAGAAGGGTTCTGCATCAATATCTTCTATCCTATCATTCTACCACGCACCCCACCACTGGCAAAACACCTGCTGAACTGATGTTCGGGAGATGTATCAGAAACAAACTTCCTCAAGTCCCACGTTTCTCTCACCAAGATGAAGAAATGCGAGATCAAGATCGAATTCAAAAGGAGAAGGGGAGGATCTACGCGGATAAGAAAAGGAGAGCTTGTTCTAATGATATTCAGGAGAACGATCGCGTACTAGTGAAGCGGTTTCGAAAAGATAATAAATTGAGTACCGAGTACGATCCTGAAGAATACATTGTCGAGCACAGGTCAGGAGCAGATGTTCGGGTTAAGTCAACGGCAAGCGGCAAGGTGTATCGTCGGCATATAAGTCACCTCAAGAGACTATCATCACCAGAAAGGGCGTTAGATGTCACGAATTCCCAGACTATGTCTCAGTTAAACTCACCAACTCCGAAAACAAGCGTTTCAAATCCACAACCAAATTCTGGAGTTGACAGTGAACAATCGTTGCGAGAGGGACGTTGCAGGAAAGAGCCATTGCGTTTCAAAGATTATCTTATgcattaa